A single genomic interval of Spinacia oleracea cultivar Varoflay chromosome 6, BTI_SOV_V1, whole genome shotgun sequence harbors:
- the LOC110801367 gene encoding UBP1-associated protein 2C-like: MDASKKRKADENGNSFLSDGTLTSPSDLSPPAQAQTLTPDDARKLIEPFTIDQLRTLLQDAVVRHPEVLVSTRALADSDVSRRKLFVRGLGPTTTDSLKSLFTSYGELDEAVVISDKTTGKSKGYGFVTFKHVDGALLALRQPSKKIDGRMTVTHLASAGRGPNSEDQATRKIYVGNVPYEISAERLLDYFAAFGEVEEGPLGFDKQGGKARGFAFFVYKTEEGARMSLMEPMKMIDGHQVMCKLAEDGKKGKMGGPNPVMPGEMGGDRMSGSMNPQTGSYGNYGPGYNSGPGMGMGAAQGGGGGPYGLHSQYPGSGEYASYRMPPPQSSMGMPPPYQEGSGYGPPSSGGGGGGYGPPSSGGGGGYMGQNQPPSQGPPQGPPGGMYQRMPPSYY; encoded by the coding sequence ATGGACGCTTCAAAGAAACGCAAAGCCGACGAGAACGGCAATTCCTTCCTTTCCGACGGAACCCTAACATCACCTTCAGATTTATCGCCACCGGCTCAAGCCCAAACCCTAACTCCCGACGACGCTCGCAAACTCATCGAACCTTTCACAATCGACCAACTCCGCACTCTCCTCCAAGACGCCGTAGTTCGCCACCCTGAAGTCCTCGTTTCAACGCGTGCTCTCGCCGATTCCGACGTTTCTCGGCGAAAACTATTTGTTCGAGGTCTTGGGCCTACCACTACGGATTCTCTTAAATCGTTGTTTACATCTTACGGAGAACTCGATGAAGCTGTTGTGATCTCTGATAAAACTACCGGGAAGTCGAAAGGGTATGGTTTCGTGACCTTTAAGCATGTGGATGGTGCGCTTTTAGCTCTGCGTCAGCCGAGTAAAAAGATTGATGGCCGGATGACGGTGACGCATTTAGCTTCCGCGGGCCGAGGGCCGAACAGTGAGGATCAAGCGACGAGGAAGATTTATGTGGGGAATGTACCGTATGAGATTTCTGCGGAGAGGTTGCTTGATTACTTTGCTGCGTTTGGGGAGGTTGAAGAAGGTCCTTTAGGGTTTGATAAGCAAGGTGGGAAAGCGAGAGGGTTTGCTTTTTTCGTGTACAAGACCGAGGAAGGTGCGAGGATGTCGCTGATGGAACCGATGAAGATGATTGATGGGCATCAAGTCATGTGTAAGTTGGCTGAAGATGGTAAGAAAGGGAAAATGGGTGGGCCAAACCCTGTCATGCCTGGGGAGATGGGTGGTGACAGGATGTCTGGTTCAATGAATCCACAGACTGGAAGCTATGGGAATTATGGGCCTGGTTATAATTCTGGTCCAGGAATGGGAATGGGGGCGGCtcagggtggtggtggtggtccaTATGGGTTGCATTCACAGTATCCTGGTTCAGGGGAGTATGCATCGTATCGGATGCCTCCACCACAAAGTTCTATGGGAATGCCACCCCCTTATCAAGAAGGTAGTGGTTATGGTCCTCCGTCGTctggtggtggcggtggtggttaTGGTCCTCCTTCgtctggtggtggtggtgggtatATGGGCCAGAACCAACCTCCTTCACAGGGTCCTCCTCAAGGCCCCCCTGGTGGGATGTATCAGAGAATGCCACCATCTTATTACTGA